A window of the Prunus dulcis unplaced genomic scaffold, ALMONDv2, whole genome shotgun sequence genome harbors these coding sequences:
- the LOC117613256 gene encoding subtilisin-like protease SBT4.5, with translation MAKHGALLFSYAFSILVFATSLSCKAIDSEDRKTYIVYLGSLPHDEVFSPLSNQIGILERVVQKTSAANFLLTSYKRSFNGFAAKLTEQERERLAGMKEVVSVFPSRTFQLQTTRSWDFLGLNQTAKRNATVESNTIIGVIDSGISPDSESFNDEGFGPAPKKWKGVCKGGQNFTCNNKIIGARYYTDDGASDAIGHGTHTASTAAGNPVKDVSFYGLAQGTARGGVPSARIAAYKVCSVSGCPTEAILQGFDDAIADGVDIITISIGAESSAPFQQDPIAIGAFHAMEKGILTLQSAGNSGPEAGSVSSVAPWTLTVAASSTDRRIIDKIVLGNGKTIVGSSVNSFKLNGTSFPLVYGKDASSQCVDSDARQCVAGCLDVDLVKGKIVLCDQAGGNTEARQAGALGSILNTSKPDVAFVVPLPASGLGSQDYDVVKSYLKSTKRPRANILKSEAIKDDGAPVVASFSSRGPNQIVPEIIKPDISAPGIDILAAYSTLAPITGSTQDKRRVKYSILSGTSMSCPHVAGVAAYIKTFHPDWSPAAIKSSIMTTAWPVNDTKTSPAEFAYGSGHINPLKAINPGLVFEASKEDYIKFLCSVLDEGSVRLISGDSSSCPAGSAKVSPKDLNYPSLAANVNSSTSFTINFHRTVKNVGLPNSTYKANILSSSKVAIKVVPHVLSFKSLNEEKTFDVTVVGRGIPEGSHVSASLVWTDGTHSVRTPILVAA, from the coding sequence ATGGCTAAGCATGGAGCTCTCCTGTTTTCTTATGCTTTCTCCATTCTCGTTTTCGCTACGAGCTTATCGTGCAAAGCCATTGATTCGGAAGATAGAAAGACATATATTGTGTACCTGGGGTCACTTCCTCATGATGAGGTGTTCTCCCCATTGTCTAACCAAATTGGTATACTAGAAAGAGTCGTACAAAAAACTTCTGCAGCAAATTTCTTGCTCACAAGCTACAAAAGGAGCTTCAATGGATTTGCTGCCAAGCTCACTGAGCAAGAAAGAGAAAGGCTTGCTGGCATGAAGGAAGTTGTCTCTGTCTTTCCAAGCAGAACATTCCAACTTCAAACAACAAGATCTTGGGACTTTCTTGGTCTCAATCAGACAGCCAAACGAAACGCTACTGTCGAGAGTAATACTATTATTGGTGTGATTGACAGTGGAATCTCGCCTGACTCAGAGAGCTTTAATGATGAAGGTTTTGGTCCAGCTCCCAAGAAGTGGAAAGGTGTTTGTAAAGGTGGCCAAAATTTCACTTGCAACAACAAGATCATTGGAGCTCGGTATTACACTGATGATGGCGCAAGTGATGCTATTGGTCATGGAACTCACACTGCCTCAACCGCTGCAGGAAACCCTGTAAAGGATGTGAGCTTTTATGGACTAGCACAAGGTACAGCAAGAGGTGGAGTCCCCTCAGCGAGAATTGCTGCATATAAAGTCTGCAGTGTTTCAGGTTGCCCTACAGAGGCGATATTGCAAGGTTTTGATGATGCTATTGCCGATGGAGTTGACATCATTACAATTTCAATTGGAGCCGAAAGTTCAGCTCCTTTCCAGCAGGATCCTATAGCAATCGGTGCTTTTCATGCAATGGAGAAAGGGATACTAACCTTACAATCTGCAGGCAACAGTGGTCCTGAAGCAGGCAGCGTATCAAGTGTGGCACCATGGACGCTCACGGTTGCAGCGAGTAGCACAGATCGTCGAATCATTGACAAGATTGTTCTTGGAAATGGAAAGACAATTGTTGGGAGTTCAGTAAACTCTTTCAAGTTAAATGGAACAAGTTTTCCGTTGGTATATGGAAAAGATGCTTCAAGTCAATGCGTTGACTCCGATGCAAGGCAATGTGTAGCCGGTTGCCTAGACGTCGATTTAGTTAAGGGAAAGATTGTGCTATGTGATCAGGCTGGTGGCAATACTGAGGCTCGTCAAGCTGGTGCACTAGGTTCAATTTTGAACACTTCCAAACCTGATGTTGCTTTTGTTGTCCCACTACCTGCATCTGGTTTAGGCAGCCAAGACTATGATGTGGTCAAGTCCTACCTCAAATCCACCAAACGTCCTCGAGCCAACATACTAAAAAGTGAAGCCATAAAAGATGATGGTGCACCTGTTGttgcttccttctcttcacGCGGACCTAATCAAATTGTACCTGAAATTATTAAGCCCGATATAAGTGCCCCAGGGATAGATATTTTGGCTGCGTATTCGACTCTTGCTCCTATCACAGGTAGCACTCAAGACAAAAGGCGTGTAAAATACAGTATACTATCTGGAACCTCCATGTCTTGCCCGCATGTTGCTGGTGTAGCTGCATATATTAAGACATTCCATCCTGACTGGTCTCCAGCAGCCATCAAATCATCCATCATGACTACTGCTTGGCCCGTGAATGATACCAAAACTTCCCCTGCTGAATTTGCTTATGGATCTGGACATATCAATCCTCTAAAGGCTATTAACCCCGGCCTTGTGTTTGAAGCTTCTAAAGAGGATTACATTAAGTTTCTCTGCTCGGTCTTGGATGAGGGGAGCGTTAGACTTATATCCGGAGATAGCAGCTCTTGCCCTGCAGGGTCCGCCAAAGTATCGCCAAAGGATCTCAATTACCCTTCACTGGCAGCCAATGTTAATTCAAGCACTTCATTTACGATCAATTTTCATAGAACAGTTAAAAATGTTGGCCTTCCAAACTCCACTTACAAGGCAAATATCCTCTCAAGTTCAAAAGTTGCCATCAAAGTTGTGCCTCATGTTCTTTCCTTCAAGTCCTTGAATGAGGAGAAGACCTTCGATGTGACCGTGGTTGGAAGAGGCATACCGGAAGGATCACATGTATCTGCGTCGCTGGTCTGGACGGATGGTACTCATAGCGTTAGAACTCCAATTCTTGTAGCAGCGTAG